One part of the Raphanus sativus cultivar WK10039 chromosome 7, ASM80110v3, whole genome shotgun sequence genome encodes these proteins:
- the LOC108815449 gene encoding receptor-like kinase TMK2, translated as MAQGSLSKHLEKGDEALTLDWSRRLIVALDMARGLEYIHTLASESQIYIHRDVKSANILLGKDLRAKIADFGYVRATTEDREPINTKCVGTLGYMAPEYFGKMFVTAEGSMLSRKADVYSFVISEQRNTEVVV; from the exons ATGGCACAAGGTTCGTTGAGTAAGCATCTCGAGAAGGGCGATGAAGCGCTAACATTAGATTGGAGTCGTCGACTGATTGTTGCATTGGACATGGCTAGGGGGTTAGAGTATATCCATACTCTAGCCAGTGAAAGTCAAATCTACATCCACCGAGACGTGAAATCGGCAAACATTCTTTTGGGAAAAGATCTACGAGCAAAGATTGCGGACTTTGGGTATGTCAGGGCTACAACAGAAGACAGAGAACCAATAAATACCAAATGTGTTGGAACTCTAGGTTACATGGCACCAGAATACTTCG GTAAAATGTTTGTAACTGCAGAAGGGAGCATGCTTTCGAGGAAGGCAGATGTCTACAGCTTTGTAATaa GTGAACAGAGAAACACAGAGGTTGTTGTGTAa
- the LOC108815852 gene encoding 5-formyltetrahydrofolate cyclo-ligase-like protein COG0212 encodes MMIRLSSGIGASPRFQLFNPHKPIPLPAQTAPLMKKTKNFSKTGDGDAFDAAAYESERLSLDAAAMEVMAETARKEIESDQDNDDDEEDPKAWKWIIRKKMWDLMEARNYAMNPRPVHHRIPNFVGAPAAAAKLAELDAFRMANVVKVNPDSPQKQIRFLTLSGEKKLLTPQPRLRTGFFSVLESDFLKPETIREACTSVGVAKYGRAIGLDEKIKVHLIVLGSVAVNPQTGARLGKGEGFAELEYGMLRYMGAIDDSTPVVTTIHDCQLVDDIPLEKLAIHDVPVDIICTPTRVIFTNTPIPKPQGIYWDKLSPEKLQQIRILRELKRRLEKETGCKLPTGPSEKLPPTADRKRR; translated from the exons ATGATGATACGATTATCATCCGGAATCGGAGCGAGCCCTCGTTTCCAACTCTTCAATCCCCACAAACCCATTCCTCTCCCCGCCCAAACCGCACCACtgatgaagaagacgaagaacttCTCCAAAACCGGCGACGGCGACGCTTTCGACGCCGCAGCTTACGAGTCAGAGCGTCTGAGCCTCGACGCTGCCGCGATGGAAGTCATGGCCGAGACAGCGAGGAAGGAGATCGAGTCCGATCAAGACAACGACGACGACGAGGAGGACCCGAAAGCGTGGAAATGGATCATCCGAAAGAAGATGTGGGATCTGATGGAAGCTCGGAACTACGCTATGAACCCTCGACCCGTTCACCATCGTATCCCTAACTTTGTCGGCGCCCCCGCTGCTGCCGCCAAA TTAGCTGAGCTTGACGCCTTTCGTATGGCTAATGTCGTCAAGGTTAATCCTGATTCGCCGCAGAAGCAAATCAGGTTTCTTACACTCTCTG GTGAGAAGAAGCTGTTGACTCCTCAACCTAGGCTAAGAACAGGGTTCTTCTCTGTACTAGAATCTGATTTCTTGAAGCCTGAGACGATCAGAGAAGCTTGCACCTCTGTAGGAGTAGCCAAGTATGGAAGAGCGATTGGTTTAGATGAGAAAATCAAAGTGCATCTCATTGTCCTTGGCTCTGTTGCTGTTAACCCTCAAACCGGTGCTCGGTTAGGGAAGGGAGAG GGTTTTGCGGAGCTCGAGTATGGAATGTTGCGTTACATGGGAGCTATTGATGATTCCACGCCCGTTGTTACAACCA TACATGACTGTCAGCTCGTGGACGATATACCACTTGAGAAACTGGCGATTCACGACGTTCCTGTGGATATCATATGCACTCCTACTCGAGTCATTTTCACTAATACTCCTATCCCCAAACCACAAGGAATCTATTGGGACAAACTGTCGCCAGAGAAGCTGCAACAGATTAGGATACTGAGAGAGCTAAAGAGGCGGTTGGAGAAGGAGACTGGTTGTAAACTTCCAACCGGACCATCAGAGAAGTTACCTCCCACGGCTGACCGCAAACGCCGATAA